Within the Sorghum bicolor cultivar BTx623 unplaced genomic scaffold, Sorghum_bicolor_NCBIv3 super_2980, whole genome shotgun sequence genome, the region CCTAGGTGCCTCCGGTCGCCGTCGTCGGCACGGCCGGTCTCCGCGCGCCGCAAGGCGCGCCCCTCGGGGCGCTGCGCTGCAACGGCCTGCGAGCTCCCCATCCGACCCGTCTTGAAACACGGACCAAGGAGTCTGACATGCGTGCGAGTCGACGGGTTCTGAAACCTGAGATGCGCAaggaagctgacgagcgggagGCCTTCACGGGCTGCACCGGTGTGCCGACCTGATCTTCTGTGAAGGGTTCGAGTTGGAGCACGCCTGTCGGGACCCGAAAGATGGTGANNNNNNNNNNNNNNNNNNNNNNNNNNNNNNNNNNNNNNNNNNNNNNNNNNNNNNNNNNNNNNNNNNNNNNNNNNNNNNNNNNNNNNNNNNNNNNNNNNNNNNNNNNNNNNNNNNNNNNNNNNNNNNNNNNNNNNNNNNNNNNNNNNNNNNNNNNNNNNNNNNNNNNNNNNNNNNNNNNNNNNNNNNNNNNNNNNNNNNNNNNNNNNNNNNNNNNNNNNNNNNNNNNNNNNNNNNNNNNNNNNNNNNNNNNNNNNNNNNNNNNNNNNNNNNNNNNNNNNNNNNNNNNNNNNNNNNNNNNNNNNNNNGGAGCCCAttacgagttctatcgggtaaagCCAATGATTAGAGGCATCGGGGGCGCAACGCCCTCGACCTATTCTCAAACTTTAAATAGGTAGGACGGCACGGCTGCTCCGGTGAGCCGTGCCATGGAATCGGGAGCTCCAAGTGGGCCATTTTTGGTAAGCAGAACTGGCGATGCGGGATGAACCGGAAGCCGGGTTACGGTGCCAAACTGCGCGCTAACCTAGAACCCACAAAGGGTGTTGGTCGATTAAGACAGCAGGACGGTGGTCATGGAAGTCGAAATCCGCTAAGGAGTGTGTAACAACTCACCTGCCGAATCAACTAGCCCCGAAAATGGATGGCGCTGAAGCGCGCGACCCACACCCGGCCATCTGGGCGAACGCCATGCCCCGATGAGTAggagggcgcggcggccgcTGCAAAACCCGGGGCGCGAGCCTGGGCGGAGCGGCCGTCGGTGCAGATCTTGGTGGTAGTAGCAAATATTCAAATGAGAACTTTGAAGGCCGAAGAGGAGAAAGGTTCCATGTGAACGGCACTTGCACATGGGTAAGCCGATCCTAAGGGACGGGGTAACCCCGGCAGACAGCGCGATCTCGCGTGTTGCCCGAAAGGGAATCGGGTTAAGATTTCCCGAGCCGGGACGTGGCGGTTGACGGCGACGTTAGGAAGTCCGGAGACGCCGGCGGGGGCCTCGGGAAgagttatcttttctgcttaacgGCCTGCCAACCCTGGAATCGGTTCAGCCGGAGGTAGGGTCCAGCGGTCGGAAGAGCACCGCACGTCGCGCGGTGTCCGGTGCGCCCCCGGCGGCCCTTGAAAATCCGGAGGACCGAGTACCGTCCACGCCCGGTCGTACTCATAACCGCATCAGGTCTCCAAGGTGAACAGCCTCTGGCCAATGGAACAATGTAGGCAAGGGAAGTCGGCAAAACGGATCCGTAACTTCGGGAAAAGGATTGGCTCTGAGGGTTGGGCTCGGGGGTCCCGGCCCCGAACCCGTCGGCTGCCGGCGGACTGCTCGAGCTGCTCACGCGGCGAGAGCGGGCCGCCGCGTGCCGGCCGGGGGACGGACCGGGAACGGTTCCTTCGGGGGCCTTCCCCGGGCGTCGAACAACCGACTCAGAACTGGTACGGACAAGGGGAATCCGACTGTTTAATTAAAACAAAGCATTGCGATGGTCCCCACGGATGCTGACGCAATGTGATTTCTGCCCAGTGCTCTGAATGTCAAAGTGAAGAAATTCAACCAAGCGCGGGTAAACGGCGGGAGTAACTATGACTCTCTTAAGGTAGCCAAATGCCTCGTCATCTAATTAGTG harbors:
- the LOC110431586 gene encoding uncharacterized protein LOC110431586 codes for the protein MRPGRMRNGFCWSADRLGAWTVVGRAGGLSPGALGASGRRRRHGRSPRAARRAPRGAALQRPASSPSDPS